Proteins encoded together in one Coffea arabica cultivar ET-39 chromosome 2c, Coffea Arabica ET-39 HiFi, whole genome shotgun sequence window:
- the LOC113720259 gene encoding uncharacterized protein → MGESSAQIDMKLLKRLDHFDEFIRKSQGLSKQGVLDYDDLCLFPNVQLPVGFKTPKFNKYDGTSNPKTHLRLFANKLGKPVDDENLPLRLFPESLEGDALDWYSNLKPEEVKTWLDLSNAFIRQYEYNCRPLDQLYEQLKAAGKIGTVPPPTYPYGMPAWYNPQAVCAYHSGATGHSTINCKALKHKIQDMVEAGEIVIRKREAQGPNVNRNPLPEHANIIGVILDDTEYVEPVRELAREAEVFGVTDQPFVIELPLEEDEKPFILDLTPAESAALEPIVIEFPKQEPVLSLQQVPWNYDEPVIQIGEKSIAKKEVSVVTRSGKIASPFEATIPIQANNSEPPAKPTITEREALDFLKRLQRSEYNVIEKLSKSPAQISMLDLLFSSDVHRDALLEVLTKAQIPRDISVDNFSHVVGNVLFTKQITFSDEELPAEGIGHNKALYIVVRCNGKMLPKVLIDNGSALNICPWSTLEKLGLQDVKLRPSGTIVRGFDGAQREPIGEVDLVVEMGPAQFQITCQVMHFPSVYNVLLGRPWIHKSGAVPSSLHQLLKFVVNDKLITIFAEEDCLVITDSGSKEDGSRNVTMTPHSTADIVSVS, encoded by the exons atgggagagTCGTCTGCCCAGATTGATATGAAGCTACTTAAACGCTTGGATCATTTTGATGAATTCATccggaaaagccaaggtttaagcaaacaaggggTGTTGGATTATGATGATTTGTGCCTGTTTCCGAACGTGCAACTGCCGGTGGGGTTCAAGacccctaaattcaacaaatatgatggaacAAGCAACCCTAAAACGCACCTGCgcttgtttgctaacaagttgggcaaGCCAGTGGATGACGAGAATTTGCCGTTGAGATTATTTCCAGAAAGCTTAGAAGGGGATGCTCTCGATTGGTATTCCAACCTAAAGCCAGAGGAAGTGAAGACCTGGCTCGATCTGTCCAATGCTTTCATTAGacaatatgagtataact gcaggcctctGGATCAATTGTATGAACAATTGAAGGCCGCCGGGAAAATCGGTACagtaccccctcctacctacCCATATGGCATGCCCGCGTGGTATAATCCACAAGCTGTatgtgcttatcattctggggCCACCGGACATTCGACTATTAATTGCAAGGCGCTTAAGCATAAAATCCAAGATATGGTGGAAGCCGGGGAGATTGTAATCCGGAAAAGGGAGGCGCAAGGGCCGAACGTAAATAGGAACCCTTTACCGGAACATGCCAATATTATTGGGGTTATTCTGGATGATACGGAGTATGTGGAACCAGTCAGAGAATTGGCAAGggaagctgaagtgtttggggtcacagaccaaccCTTTGTCATAGAACTGCCATTGGAAGAGGACGAAAAGCCCTTTATTTTGGATCTCACGCCAGCTGAGAGTGCGGCTTTGGAGCCAATAGTCATTGAATTTCCGAAGCAGGAGCCTGTCTTGAGCCTGCAACAAGTACCGTGGAACTATGATGAACCTGTCATACAGATTGGGGAAAAGTCAATTGCAAAGAAGGAAGTATCAGTGGTCACAAGATCGGGGAAAATTGCAAGCCCGTTTGAAGCAACCATTCCGATTCAAGCAAATAACTCTGAGCCACCCGCCAAACCAACAATTACCGAAAGAGAAGCCTTAGATTTCCTTAAAAGGCTCCAAAGAAGCGAATACAATGTGATCGAGAAGCTTAGCAAGTCGCCCGCTCAAATATCCATGTTGGATCTACTTTTTTCATCAGATGTGCATAGGGATGCATTGCTCGAAGTACTGACTAAAGCTCAAATTCCTAGAGACATTTCAGTTGATAATTTCTCACACGTGGTTGGGAACGTATTATTCACCaaacaaatcactttctctGACGAGGAATTGCCGGCggaaggcattggacataacaagGCCCTGTACATAGTTGTGAGGTGCAACGGAAAAATGCTGCCGAAGGTATTGATTGATAATGGATCCGCTCTTAATATATGTCCCTGGAGCaccttggaaaagctaggaCTGCAAGATgtcaagctgaggccttcagggaccataGTCCGAGGTTTTGATGGAGCGCAAAGAGAGCCAATAGGAGAAGTAGATTTAGTGGTCGAGATGGGACCCGCACAATTTCAAATAACctgccaagtcatgcactttCCTAGTGTTTACAACGTTTTGCTTGGAAGGCCGTGGATTCACAAGTCTGGGGCTGTACCTTCTTCATTGCATCAATTGCTGAAGTTTGTAGTAAATGACAAGCTGATAACTATATTTGCCGAGGAGGATTGTCTTGTAATCACCGATTCTGGGTCAAAAGAGGATGGAAGCCGCAATGTCACCATGACTCCTCATAGCACGGCTGATATCGTCTCTGTAAGTTAG